In Cloacibacterium caeni, a single window of DNA contains:
- a CDS encoding DUF808 domain-containing protein, with amino-acid sequence MASGFFAILDDIAALMDDVAVASKLATKKTAGILGDDLAVNAEKATGFLSSRELPVLWAITKGSFLNKLIILPIIFGLNWLFPAAIKIILVIGGLYLAYEGAEKIIEFFFHKNDHKTEHEEALDVMDDPIAAEKAKVKSAITTDFILSLEIVIIALGSVLDQPLLNQILTVTVVSIIATVGVYGIVALIVRMDDAGYKLQKKSKKEGGILFNIGQLLINMLPWVIKILGVVGTIALILVAGGIFLHNVEYLHHLVENLPTPAIVNEFAAGIIGGLLMVILITVGKKIISLFKK; translated from the coding sequence ATGGCTTCAGGCTTTTTTGCAATTTTAGATGATATCGCTGCATTGATGGACGATGTAGCAGTTGCTAGTAAACTGGCAACTAAAAAAACCGCAGGGATTTTAGGAGACGACTTGGCTGTAAACGCCGAAAAAGCGACAGGCTTCCTTTCCTCTAGAGAATTACCTGTACTTTGGGCAATTACCAAAGGTTCATTTCTTAACAAATTGATTATTTTACCCATTATTTTTGGGTTAAACTGGTTATTTCCTGCAGCCATCAAAATCATTTTGGTGATTGGTGGTTTATATTTGGCCTATGAAGGTGCCGAAAAAATTATAGAATTTTTCTTTCATAAAAATGACCACAAAACAGAACACGAAGAAGCTTTAGATGTGATGGATGATCCTATCGCTGCAGAAAAAGCAAAAGTAAAATCTGCTATCACTACTGATTTTATTTTGTCTTTAGAAATTGTAATTATTGCATTAGGTTCTGTATTAGACCAACCGCTTCTTAACCAAATTCTAACCGTTACAGTCGTTTCAATCATCGCTACAGTTGGGGTTTATGGAATTGTAGCTTTAATTGTAAGAATGGACGATGCTGGATATAAACTGCAAAAAAAATCTAAAAAAGAAGGCGGAATTTTATTTAATATTGGTCAATTGCTTATCAATATGTTGCCTTGGGTAATTAAAATTTTAGGAGTAGTTGGAACGATTGCTTTAATTCTAGTAGCTGGAGGGATTTTCCTACACAATGTAGAATATTTACATCATTTGGTTGAAAATTTACCTACACCTGCTATTGTCAATGAATTTGCCGCTGGAATTATTGGCGGTTTATTGATGGTAATTTTGATTACAGTGGGCAAAAAAATCATTTCACTGTTCAAAAAGTAA
- a CDS encoding TrmH family RNA methyltransferase, which produces MIPKNRLQETFDYLKQFLTDERLSKIEHFSQESSDFVLPVMEDVYQFRNAAAIVRSVEACGFHHVVALEEENVFNPNLKVTKGAETWVKVEKMPNNLDSLKEIKSRGYKILAVSPENNATMLPDYEVKEPIALVFGTELEGVSDEILEFADETLAIPMYGFTKSFNVSVAAAICMYELKQKLMKSRIDYKLSEEKLLEMKIRWTVNSIRSGEELLERFLNR; this is translated from the coding sequence ATGATTCCTAAAAACAGACTTCAAGAAACTTTTGATTATCTAAAACAATTTCTTACCGATGAAAGATTGAGCAAAATAGAGCATTTTTCTCAGGAAAGTTCAGATTTTGTGCTTCCCGTGATGGAAGATGTGTATCAGTTCCGTAATGCAGCAGCGATTGTAAGAAGTGTGGAAGCTTGTGGTTTTCATCACGTAGTTGCTTTGGAAGAAGAAAATGTGTTCAATCCAAATCTAAAGGTTACGAAAGGTGCAGAAACTTGGGTAAAAGTAGAAAAAATGCCAAATAATCTTGATTCTTTAAAAGAAATTAAAAGCAGAGGTTATAAAATTTTGGCGGTTTCTCCAGAGAATAACGCAACCATGTTGCCTGATTACGAAGTAAAAGAACCGATTGCACTGGTTTTTGGGACAGAATTGGAAGGCGTTTCTGATGAAATTTTAGAGTTTGCAGACGAAACTTTGGCAATTCCCATGTATGGTTTTACCAAAAGTTTTAACGTTTCGGTTGCCGCTGCAATTTGTATGTACGAATTGAAGCAAAAACTTATGAAATCTCGAATTGATTATAAATTATCTGAAGAAAAATTACTAGAAATGAAAATCAGATGGACAGTAAATTCCATCAGAAGTGGAGAAGAACTTTTGGAAAGGTTTTTGAATAGATAA
- a CDS encoding RsmE family RNA methyltransferase → MKLFFGEIIPDVKINDEEQQHIVKVLRMKEGEEIFVTDGKGNLAKGNLVFEGKKVSLNVTEVQEYFPNLTRQLHIAIAPTKNIDRIEFFVEKATEMGISEITILNTEKTERKNLNIEKLRKQAVAASKQSLRFFFPNINNVTKLSDFIKNVNPEMTFVAHCDVAFERINLNEIPELTNPTFLIGPEGDFSEKEIKMLAEKGIKAVSLGHQRLRTETAGIFVAAWNYEKMI, encoded by the coding sequence ATGAAACTTTTCTTTGGCGAAATTATTCCAGATGTAAAAATTAATGACGAAGAGCAACAGCACATTGTGAAAGTTCTTCGTATGAAAGAAGGCGAAGAAATTTTCGTGACGGATGGAAAAGGAAATCTCGCCAAAGGAAACCTCGTTTTTGAAGGGAAAAAAGTCAGTCTGAACGTTACGGAAGTTCAAGAATATTTTCCGAATCTTACCAGACAATTGCATATTGCGATTGCTCCTACCAAAAACATCGACAGAATTGAATTTTTTGTTGAAAAAGCAACAGAAATGGGTATTTCCGAAATTACCATTCTGAATACTGAAAAAACAGAACGTAAAAACCTGAACATCGAAAAACTCAGAAAACAAGCTGTTGCTGCATCTAAACAAAGTTTAAGATTCTTCTTTCCAAACATTAATAATGTTACAAAACTTTCAGATTTTATTAAAAATGTAAATCCGGAAATGACTTTTGTGGCGCATTGCGATGTTGCTTTTGAACGCATCAACCTCAACGAAATTCCAGAATTGACCAATCCTACTTTCCTTATTGGTCCAGAAGGTGATTTTTCTGAAAAAGAAATTAAAATGTTAGCCGAAAAAGGCATTAAAGCCGTTTCACTGGGACACCAAAGATTAAGAACAGAAACCGCAGGGATTTTCGTAGCTGCGTGGAATTATGAAAAAATGATTTAA
- a CDS encoding asparaginase has translation MKRKVLIIYTGGTIGMEKDYETNSLRAFDFNHIFNKIPEMNLLECEVSVHQFSEPLDSSDVGPEEWKEIAQLIEENYHLFDGFLILHGTDTMAYTASALSFMLKNLRKPVILTGSQLPIGDLRTDAKENLLTSLYYASLYQNNEAVVQEVALYFEYKLLRGNRCLKYSAENFDAFISPNYPILGESGVHLKVEEAMLYRTPYQEDFSVDLHLNDSILLWRIFPGINLESLPQIPKIKVLILQVFGSGTIFSNKKTEEVLQKIRNNGTEIVVISQCVSGGISIGKYNNSNIFKKIGAISGHDITAESALAKAMHLIDNPNYSGNFAENFKKNLRGEISEIEE, from the coding sequence ATGAAAAGAAAAGTCCTCATCATATACACAGGCGGAACTATCGGAATGGAGAAAGATTATGAAACCAATAGTCTTCGCGCTTTTGATTTCAATCATATTTTCAATAAAATCCCAGAGATGAATCTGCTGGAATGCGAAGTAAGCGTTCATCAGTTTTCAGAACCTTTGGATTCATCAGATGTAGGACCAGAAGAATGGAAGGAAATCGCTCAATTGATTGAGGAAAATTATCACCTTTTTGATGGATTTTTGATTCTTCACGGAACAGATACTATGGCTTATACTGCTTCTGCACTGAGTTTCATGCTTAAAAATTTAAGAAAACCTGTGATTTTGACGGGTTCGCAGTTACCAATCGGGGATTTAAGAACTGACGCCAAAGAAAATTTGCTCACCAGTCTTTATTATGCGAGTTTATATCAAAATAATGAAGCGGTGGTACAAGAAGTGGCGCTCTATTTCGAATATAAATTATTGAGAGGAAACCGTTGTTTAAAATATTCTGCCGAGAATTTCGATGCATTTATCAGTCCAAACTACCCTATTTTAGGAGAATCTGGTGTTCACTTGAAAGTAGAAGAAGCCATGCTGTACAGAACGCCTTATCAAGAAGATTTTTCTGTAGATTTACATTTGAATGACAGTATTCTTTTGTGGAGAATTTTCCCTGGAATCAATTTAGAAAGTTTGCCACAAATTCCTAAAATCAAGGTTTTAATTCTTCAAGTTTTCGGTTCTGGAACGATTTTTAGCAATAAAAAAACAGAAGAAGTCCTCCAAAAAATCAGAAATAACGGAACTGAAATCGTGGTGATTTCTCAATGTGTTTCTGGTGGAATAAGCATAGGGAAATACAATAACAGTAACATTTTCAAAAAGATAGGCGCAATAAGCGGTCATGACATCACTGCCGAAAGTGCTTTGGCAAAAGCTATGCATTTAATCGATAACCCGAATTATTCAGGAAATTTTGCAGAAAATTTTAAGAAAAATCTGCGTGGAGAAATTTCGGAAATTGAAGAATAA
- the tnpA gene encoding IS200/IS605 family transposase, with protein MGQSLVKNYIHITFSTKNRNNLITEDIEEELYNYIGGICKNLKCNPLKIGGYKNHVHILCLLHKNVALSNLIEEIKSHSSKWIKTKGDKFKIFYWQNGYGSFSVNPREVNKVVDYIKNQKEHHRTKGFQEEFLLFLKNYEIEFDEKYIWD; from the coding sequence ATGGGACAATCTTTAGTAAAAAATTATATTCACATCACTTTTAGTACTAAAAATAGAAATAATTTAATTACTGAAGATATTGAAGAAGAACTCTACAATTATATAGGAGGAATTTGCAAAAATTTAAAATGTAATCCTCTAAAAATTGGTGGGTACAAAAACCACGTTCATATTTTGTGTTTATTACATAAAAACGTGGCGCTATCAAATTTAATTGAAGAAATAAAGTCTCATTCATCAAAATGGATTAAAACTAAAGGAGATAAATTTAAAATTTTCTATTGGCAAAATGGTTATGGAAGTTTTTCTGTAAATCCGAGAGAGGTTAATAAAGTAGTTGATTATATTAAGAATCAAAAAGAACATCATAGAACAAAAGGTTTTCAAGAAGAGTTTTTGCTATTTTTGAAAAATTATGAAATTGAGTTTGATGAAAAATATATTTGGGATTGA